In one window of Brassica rapa cultivar Chiifu-401-42 chromosome A07, CAAS_Brap_v3.01, whole genome shotgun sequence DNA:
- the LOC103830234 gene encoding uncharacterized protein LOC103830234: MGILLWFTGSPKPSQPPEKSKAEKSETPAPGMNGAIEVPRPDRATVFEFGSVAATGDRVTLAGYCPVSDDLEPCRWEILPADGKDAPQFRVVF; this comes from the coding sequence ATGGGGATACTGTTGTGGTTCACCGGAAGCCCTAAGCCTTCGCAGCCGCCGGAGAAGTCGAAGGCGGAGAAATCGGAAACTCCGGCTCCGGGGATGAACGGAGCCATAGAAGTCCCACGTCCCGATCGCGCGACGGTTTTCGAGTTCGGCTCCGTGGCAGCCACCGGAGACAGAGTCACTCTAGCTGGATACTGCCCCGTTTCCGACGATCTCGAGCCCTGTCGCTGGGAGATTCTTCCCGCCGACGGAAAAGACGCGCCGCAGTTTCGCGTCGTCTTCTGA